Proteins encoded by one window of Microplitis demolitor isolate Queensland-Clemson2020A chromosome 6, iyMicDemo2.1a, whole genome shotgun sequence:
- the LOC103576278 gene encoding uncharacterized protein LOC103576278 produces the protein MMEISKGLQKEIILVQNKLKNAICDHQVCVGKLKDDPNNVDIRGQIQQIQLQIVSLGRCQKQVVERLRKEVEAYQAQNSNGVKVSVASLLGLTNNNNNINNNYHANSNNNNHITPDNDQAKDDIVQVKVQANGLSKRRRLSKDNCRNGVNKKLRAKETSTPVETLSIDDDVVELLNDNSIEKFNDTDNYTDNDSSTSDKCKPELQQAEFLDTLGLITASNFDKLQNKKAERKRRSRANPQFVCSNWELPTKKKRHSYLQSGNAPQTRQTTARLNGPSPPPPPSLPSSSSSSSNNKVTKSQPGVPKTVPLTSSPPSSSSSSSCSSSLSQSSTSKSLIPAQKPVGKPNILRNLNETVHVSCNKTLENGCSTSQTITSNSNSSKSSPSKAMNIPGLPSSLTIEKIENDVVCINCRSPGILSICDNCSASYHPSCHIISPPPPGQCPKCFEMTQDEERISPIVKKSEELGPASTEARSFEQGREDAEVNKAASGFHKIDATTSNFNPNFGVQQLPTSIQLIPIGSSPLASTSITQSNHSLFAGPLNISNNFISGAGNDNTVAYSPVIINQFPSQQSCIAPYMQSDPRLAYNYGMPIVSPPDSGHQHQHHQHQHHQQHHHHQHHLQHQQHLQQHQHQHQQPHSYLIIKKLSDPCVGGLVTRYQSQPSCPSTISYSLPIQPGPTIVSYPSQQPGQPIINYSIGPIDSGSPASQQLLTTSASASTSGIPIPSSAQAIYEQRITEGHHQAMLYDQFTSGRIIAESAVRNSRQSSGRAVPGLNRILPLEPPASAPAAKNPSAPAGPAERKRRKYNVRKARDKKQSARSEPVETKSDSIDETITAVVQPDNQPFSPVNSSNNQPNNVPDSTQPGGLSDIKSGSIVERLYRRLTEDQLEAPSASAGALQTGQPDGAEPSEHLKLEEAHLSAPSSANLVSHTIIIDDNKPSKVYSFSLPNNDRPQSCPSVQVPLDSNADDSDNKSKCFKIVPRQGRRSLDSLQADLTNACRRWAAGRSDEHNDSNKEAESVKIDNVKRDLFNPSITEDTLTADEGDDLEPPGDNQQLDDNDNGPVEPEDQEEEEEEEEEEASDSPDNIDDEAIVSSIDMTVLEDFESAMRQVEVERGTADS, from the exons AATGTCGATATACGCGGACAAATACAACAAATTCAGCTTCAGATAGTTTCCCTCGGGCGATGCCAG AAGCAAGTTGTTGAGCGATTGCGCAAAGAAGTTGAGGCATACCAGGCGCAGAATTCTAACGGCGTTAAAGTATCAGTGGCTTCACTTTTGGGTTTAaccaacaataacaacaacataAACAACAATTATCATGCCAATAGTAATAACAACAATCATATCACACCCGATAATGATCAAGCTAAAGATGACATTGTCCAGGTCAAGGTTCAAGCAAATGGTTTGTCCAAACGCAGACGGTTGTCTAAAGACAATTGTAGGAATggagtcaataaaaaattacgtgCCAA agaaacATCAACTCCAGTAGAAACCTTGTCAATAGATGATGACGTTGTTGagttattaaatgataattcaattgaaaaatttaatgacactGATAATTACACTGACAATGACTCTTCAACGTCGGATAAATGTAAACCAGAGTTACAGCAAGCTGAGTTTCTCGATACACTTGGACTTATCACAGCCTCAAACTTTGATAAGTTGCAGAACAAGAAAGCTGAACGAAAGCGTCGAAGTCGTGCTAATCCGCAGTTTGTTTGTTCTAACTGGGAGCTACCGacg aaaaagaaACGACATTCATATTTACAATCGGGCAATGCGCCGCAAACAAGACAAACGACGGCGCGATTAAATGGCCCGTCTCCGCCACCTCCACCGTCATTaccgtcgtcgtcgtcgtcgtcatcGAATAATAAAGTGACCAAGTCCCAGCCGGGTGTACCGAAAACCGTCCCATTGACCTCCTCCCCACCTTCCTCATCGTCTTCCTCGTCTTGCTCGTCTTCCTTGTCGCAGTCGTCGACCTCGAAGTCACTTATTCCCGCTCAAAAGCCCGTAGGGAAGCCAAATATTCTTCGTAACTTAAATGAAACAGTTCATGTTAGTTGCAACAAAACACTAGAAAATGGTTGTAGCACAAGCCAAACAATTACTTCAAATTCAAACTCCTCAAAGAGTTCACCGTCAAAGGCCATGAATATACCAGGGCTACCTTCGAGCTTGACTATTGAGAAAATAGAAAACGATGTCGTCTGCATTAATTGTAGGAGTCCAG gaattttatcaatttgtgATAATTGTTCAGCGAGTTATCACCCATCGTGCCACATTATTTCACCACCACCACCGGGACAGTGCCCAAAATGTTTTGAAATGACTCAAGATGAGGAAAGAATCAGTCCGattgttaaaaaatctgaGGAATtag GCCCAGCATCGACTGAAGCAAGATCTTTTGAACAAGGAAGAGAAGACGCAGAAGTCAATAAAGCGGCTAGTggatttcataaaattgatGCAACAACATCCAACTTCAACCCAAACTTCGGGGTCCAACAGTTGCCAACCTCAATCCAGCTCATCCCGATCGGGTCTAGTCCCCTCGCCAGCACCAGCATCACCCAGTCAAACCACTCGCTCTTCGCGGGTCCACTCAATATCTCCAATAACTTTATCAGCGGCGCGGGGAACGACAATACCGTCGCCTATTCACCTGTCATCATCAACCAATTCCCCTCTCAGCAGTCCTGCATCGCCCCCTACATGCAGTCAGACCCGCGGCTTGCCTACAACTATGGTATGCCCATCGTCAGCCCACCAGACTCCGGGCATCAGCATCAACACCACCAGCACCAGCATCACCAGCAGCATCATCACCACCAACATCACCTCCAACATCAACAGCACCTCCAGCAGCACCAACACCAGCACCAGCAACCACATTCATACCTCATCATCAAGAAACTATCCGATCCTTGTGTCGGTGGACTCGTTACCCGTTACCAAAGCCAGCCATCATGCCCATCAACAATTAGCTACAGTTTGCCAATCCAACCGGGACCAACAATCGTCAGTTATCCTAGTCAACAACCAGGGCAGCCGATTATCAACTACAGTATCGGTCCAATTGATTCAGGATCACCAGCATCACAGCAACTTCTTACAACttcagcatcagcatcaacaTCAGGGATCCCAATCCCATCATCAGCTCAAGCAATCTATGAGCAACGAATCACCGAAGGACATCATCAAGCGATGCTCTACGATCAGTTCACCTCAGGCCGCATCATCGCCGAGTCAGCCGTGCGAAATAGCAGGCAGTCCTCCGGGCGCGCGGTGCCCGGACTCAACCGCATCCTACCCCTGGAACCACCGGCGTCAGCTCCCGCCGCTAAGAATCCAAGTGCACCAGCTGGACCAGCTGAAAGAAAACGACGTAAGTATAACGTACGTAAAGCCAGAGACAAAAAACAATCAGCCCGTTCCGAACCAGTGGAGACAAAGTCTGACTCCATCGACGAAACAATTACTGCTGTCGTCCAACCAGACAATCAACCCTTCAGTCCAGTCAACTCAAGCAATAACCAGCCCAATAACGTCCCCGATAGTACTCAACCCGGAGGTCTCAGTGATATCAAGTCTGGGTCAATTGTCGAGCGACTCTACCGCAGACTCACTGAAGATCAACTCGAAGCACCTTCAGCATCAGCAGGTGCTCTGCAAACCGGACAGCCCGACGGAGCTGAACCCTCCGAACACTTGAAATTGGAAGAAGCGCATCTATCAGCGCCATCTTCAGCAAACTTAGTATCCCATACTATTATCATTGATGATAACAAGCCGTCAAAGGTTTACAGTTTCTCGTTGCCAAATAATGATCGTCCCCAGTCCTGTCCCAGTGTCCAAGTTCCTCTTGATAGTAATGCTGATGATAgtgataataaatcaaaatgtttTAAGATCGTACCCAGACAAGGACGCAGAAGCCTTGATTCTTTACAAGCAGATCTCACAAATGCCTGTCGACGTTGGGCTGCCGGTCGTAGTGATGAACACAACGATTCAAATAAAGAAGCAGAGTCTGTGAAGATCGATAATGTCAAGCGCGATTTATTTAATCCAAGTATTACTGAAGACACTTTGACTGCCGATGAGGGAGATGATCTCGAACCACCTGGTGATAATCAACAACTTGATGACAATGATAACGGACCAGTCGAACCAGAAGatcaagaagaagaagaagaagaagaagaagaggaagCTTCTGATTCTCCAGATAATATCGATGACGAAGCAATAGTCTCTTCGATCGACATGACCGTTCTCGAAGATTTTGAATCCGCGATGCGTCAAGTTGAAGTCGAACGCGGCACTGCCGATAGTTAA